In one Gemmatimonadaceae bacterium genomic region, the following are encoded:
- a CDS encoding GlsB/YeaQ/YmgE family stress response membrane protein has product MPLWLSWILLGLIAGSLAKFLMPGRDPAGCIFTIFLGIVGALLGGWIGTKLGWGTVDAGTLDLRDIGIATFGAIILLVIGRLARRRK; this is encoded by the coding sequence ATGCCTCTCTGGCTCTCTTGGATTCTTCTCGGCCTGATCGCCGGCTCGCTGGCCAAGTTCCTCATGCCGGGGCGCGATCCCGCGGGCTGCATCTTCACGATCTTCCTGGGGATCGTTGGCGCACTGCTCGGCGGGTGGATCGGGACGAAGCTGGGCTGGGGGACGGTCGATGCAGGAACGCTCGATCTCCGAGACATCGGGATCGCGACGTTTGGGGCGATCATACTGCTGGTGATTGGCAGGTTGGCGAGGCGACGGAAGTAG
- a CDS encoding peptidylprolyl isomerase — protein sequence MTVAASCHSAPLLHPNVEYWRQRAPDLYDATVSTTKGDFVLEIHRDWAPHGADRFYQLARARYFDDSRFSRVVPNFIVQFGIAGDPRVNAVWATRTFADDSVKQSNVRGTIGFAMTGPNARTTQLYISLVDNSRLDAQGFSPIGRVVRGMDVVDRLYSGYGETSGGGVRAGKQGPLVAGGNAYVDRTYPLLDHLIRVTINDVSDPR from the coding sequence ATGACGGTCGCGGCGAGTTGCCACTCCGCGCCGCTCCTTCACCCGAATGTCGAATACTGGCGGCAGCGCGCCCCCGACCTCTACGACGCAACCGTCTCGACGACGAAGGGGGACTTCGTGCTCGAGATTCACCGCGACTGGGCGCCGCACGGCGCCGATCGATTCTATCAACTCGCGCGCGCTCGGTACTTCGATGACTCGCGCTTCTCGCGGGTGGTGCCGAACTTCATCGTCCAGTTCGGCATCGCCGGCGATCCGCGCGTGAATGCCGTCTGGGCGACTCGCACGTTCGCGGACGATTCCGTGAAGCAGAGCAACGTGCGCGGCACGATCGGGTTCGCAATGACCGGCCCGAACGCGCGCACGACGCAGCTCTACATCAGCCTCGTCGACAACTCACGCCTCGACGCGCAGGGCTTTTCGCCGATCGGCCGCGTGGTGCGCGGCATGGACGTCGTGGATCGACTGTACTCAGGGTACGGCGAGACGTCGGGCGGCGGCGTGAGAGCGGGGAAGCAGGGACCGTTGGTCGCGGGCGGCAACGCGTACGTCGATCGAACATATCCACTGCTCGATCATCTCATTCGTGTGACGATAAACGACGTCAGCGATCCACGCTGA
- a CDS encoding lipid A deacylase LpxR family protein, with product MAVPIGAAISQSAPLSPASATERHSLTLRIDNDAFDFWMLPWNRPDDEYTSGVHIDYDGGDAPIWARAFLGGRESCVVGARSCRSARMELGQDIYTPSVSVDSAHAAPGSRPNAGWLFLSQTARALDEHRSDEFTLTAGVTGAPSLARYMQALAHRAGPAFNRPTDWSRQLGFEPGIVARVEERRRVSLIESDAFGADILPRVAASVGNVITNAELGLDTRVGVHLPHPWLVEANRFALTLSAGASGQAVARNLFLDGNTFKRSVHVGHEPFVLSGNAGIELRYEEFTLGYRAQSDSRAYALGPKWHPWATLVGGVSVDR from the coding sequence ATGGCCGTCCCGATTGGGGCGGCCATTTCGCAATCGGCGCCACTCTCGCCGGCATCGGCGACCGAGCGGCATTCGCTGACGCTGCGCATCGACAACGACGCGTTCGATTTCTGGATGCTGCCGTGGAATCGTCCGGACGACGAGTACACGAGCGGCGTGCACATCGACTACGACGGTGGCGATGCGCCGATCTGGGCGCGCGCGTTTCTTGGCGGCCGCGAATCATGCGTGGTCGGCGCGCGGAGTTGTCGTTCGGCGCGCATGGAGCTCGGACAGGACATCTATACGCCGTCGGTGAGTGTCGACAGCGCCCATGCCGCTCCCGGTTCGCGTCCCAACGCGGGCTGGTTGTTCCTGTCGCAGACCGCGCGTGCGCTCGACGAGCACCGAAGCGATGAATTCACGCTCACGGCCGGCGTCACGGGCGCTCCGTCGCTCGCGCGCTACATGCAGGCGTTGGCACATCGGGCGGGGCCCGCGTTCAACCGCCCCACGGATTGGTCGCGGCAGCTGGGATTCGAGCCCGGCATTGTTGCGCGCGTCGAGGAACGACGCCGCGTCTCGCTCATCGAGAGCGACGCATTCGGTGCCGACATACTTCCGCGAGTCGCCGCGTCCGTCGGCAACGTGATCACGAACGCCGAGCTCGGGCTCGATACGCGGGTTGGCGTGCATCTGCCGCATCCGTGGCTGGTCGAGGCGAATCGATTCGCGCTGACACTCAGCGCCGGCGCGAGTGGACAAGCCGTCGCGCGCAATCTCTTTCTCGACGGCAACACGTTCAAGCGAAGTGTTCACGTGGGCCATGAGCCTTTCGTGTTGTCGGGCAACGCCGGTATCGAGCTGCGCTACGAGGAGTTCACACTCGGGTACCGCGCGCAGAGCGATTCACGCGCCTACGCGCTTGGCCCGAAGTGGCATCCGTGGGCGACGCTCGTGGGCGGCGTCAGCGTGGATCGCTGA
- a CDS encoding mobile mystery protein A, with translation MSRKPKRGRPSQPPVEFATLQLRQLDRHFSELSRLALRALAAPPGGWIKAIRTALGMSQEQLARRLDVTRQSVASLERGESSGKVTLRALRNAAEALNCELVVALVPRQPLEHAVNDRARAKALAERDRLIHTMRLEAQDESVGDALSLDADTAKWLTERRSELWD, from the coding sequence ATGTCACGGAAGCCAAAGCGCGGTCGCCCAAGCCAGCCGCCGGTTGAGTTCGCAACGTTGCAGCTTCGACAGCTCGACCGGCATTTCAGCGAACTGAGTCGCTTGGCGTTGAGAGCCCTTGCCGCCCCTCCTGGGGGGTGGATCAAGGCAATTCGAACCGCACTAGGGATGAGCCAGGAGCAGCTCGCGCGCCGACTCGACGTGACGCGCCAGAGCGTTGCCTCACTCGAGCGCGGCGAAAGCAGCGGCAAAGTGACGTTACGCGCCCTGCGAAACGCAGCCGAGGCTCTCAATTGCGAACTCGTTGTCGCACTGGTACCGAGGCAGCCGCTCGAACACGCCGTCAATGATCGGGCTCGTGCGAAGGCCCTGGCTGAGAGAGACAGGCTCATCCACACGATGCGACTCGAGGCGCAGGACGAATCCGTCGGAGACGCGTTAAGCCTCGACGCGGATACTGCGAAATGGCTGACCGAGCGCCGCTCAGAGCTTTGGGATTAG
- a CDS encoding GlsB/YeaQ/YmgE family stress response membrane protein — translation MGFIAWIVLGLIAGAIAKAIMPGKDPGGIIVTILIGIVGAFLGGIIGNAITGAGLNGFSLWSILLAIVGSLVLLWIYRAVTRTRGTTTI, via the coding sequence ATGGGTTTCATCGCGTGGATCGTGCTCGGCCTGATCGCGGGCGCGATCGCCAAGGCGATCATGCCGGGGAAGGATCCGGGTGGCATCATCGTGACGATTCTGATCGGGATCGTCGGCGCATTCCTCGGCGGCATCATCGGCAACGCAATCACCGGTGCCGGACTGAACGGTTTCTCGCTGTGGAGCATTCTGCTCGCGATCGTGGGATCGTTGGTGCTGTTGTGGATCTATCGTGCGGTCACTCGGACGCGCGGGACGACAACGATCTAG
- a CDS encoding amidohydrolase family protein — translation MRLHSLILLALATSVQAQTKVLEFKNVVDGNGLVTRNGVIIVDGDKITRIAGPRDAIPANAQVIDLTRYTAVPGMIDVHTHITYAYDPDAGGDPWRQPQRPLELTFKLQRQNLIHTLETGVTTVRDLGASNYADLALRDSVNKGVFVGPRIFAAGYGLQRARPPYRPNTDTTKTARGRVFNISQIPDAVKQQVDAGVDYIKMYASTGTGADVSGNETFSADEIKAAVDAAHQYGKRIAIHSYGPEGGRDAVRAGTNTLEHSVSLDDATLAEMARRGIYYVPTIDHNRYYAEYAKEYRYTPRQVAGLDSFRLLNIETARRAIKAGVKLGMGSDAVHEMFGQNTHELHWLVEAGLTPAQALGVATVNGAEILGMEKSLGRLQPGYYADIVAVDGDPLRDMSVLINGVKWVMKGGQVVVDKR, via the coding sequence ATGCGACTCCATAGCCTCATCCTCCTCGCGCTGGCCACGTCGGTTCAGGCGCAAACGAAAGTCCTCGAGTTCAAGAACGTCGTCGACGGCAACGGTCTCGTCACACGAAACGGTGTCATCATTGTCGACGGCGACAAGATCACACGAATCGCCGGTCCGCGCGACGCCATCCCCGCGAATGCCCAGGTCATCGACCTGACGCGCTACACCGCGGTTCCAGGCATGATCGACGTGCACACGCACATCACCTACGCGTACGATCCCGACGCGGGCGGCGATCCGTGGCGCCAGCCGCAACGTCCGCTCGAGCTGACGTTCAAGCTGCAGCGCCAGAACTTGATTCACACGCTCGAAACCGGCGTGACGACCGTCCGCGACCTCGGCGCGTCGAACTATGCGGATCTCGCGCTGCGCGACTCGGTGAACAAGGGCGTCTTCGTGGGGCCGCGCATCTTCGCCGCGGGGTACGGGCTACAGCGCGCGCGCCCACCGTATCGACCGAACACGGACACGACGAAGACCGCACGCGGCCGCGTGTTCAACATCTCGCAAATCCCCGACGCCGTGAAGCAGCAGGTGGATGCGGGCGTCGACTACATCAAGATGTATGCGTCAACGGGCACCGGCGCCGACGTGTCGGGCAACGAAACCTTCTCCGCCGACGAGATCAAAGCCGCCGTGGATGCCGCGCATCAGTACGGCAAGCGCATCGCGATTCACTCCTACGGCCCGGAGGGCGGCCGCGATGCGGTGCGCGCGGGCACCAACACGCTCGAGCATTCGGTGAGTCTCGATGACGCCACGCTGGCCGAGATGGCGCGGCGCGGCATCTACTACGTGCCGACGATCGACCACAATCGCTACTACGCCGAGTACGCGAAGGAGTATCGCTATACGCCGCGGCAGGTCGCGGGACTCGACTCTTTCCGGCTGCTCAACATCGAGACGGCTCGTCGCGCGATCAAAGCCGGCGTCAAGCTCGGAATGGGTTCGGACGCGGTGCACGAGATGTTCGGGCAAAATACGCACGAGCTCCACTGGCTCGTCGAAGCCGGACTCACACCGGCGCAGGCGCTCGGGGTGGCGACGGTCAACGGCGCCGAGATTCTCGGAATGGAGAAGTCGCTCGGCCGGCTTCAACCGGGGTACTACGCCGACATCGTCGCGGTCGACGGAGATCCGTTGAGGGATATGAGTGTACTCATTAATGGAGTGAAATGGGTCATGAAGGGCGGGCAGGTGGTGGTTGACAAGAGATAG
- the purE gene encoding 5-(carboxyamino)imidazole ribonucleotide mutase: protein MPNQTTSPTGHPTDSGASKAIVGVIMGSASDLKYMQPAIDLLAELGVPHEARIVSAHRTPDWMFEYASTAEARGIEVIIAAAGGAAHLPGMVAAKTSVPVLGVPIPATMLNGLDSLLSIVQMPKGVPVGTLAIGEPGAINAALLATSIVSIQRRELRSRLSEWRKRRTDDVLANTNVARS from the coding sequence ATGCCGAACCAGACTACCTCACCCACCGGTCACCCAACCGACAGCGGCGCTTCGAAGGCCATCGTCGGCGTGATCATGGGCAGCGCATCGGACTTGAAATACATGCAGCCGGCGATCGACCTTCTCGCCGAGCTCGGAGTGCCGCACGAAGCACGCATCGTCTCGGCGCATCGCACACCGGACTGGATGTTCGAGTACGCATCGACCGCCGAGGCGCGCGGTATCGAAGTCATCATCGCGGCGGCCGGCGGCGCGGCGCATTTGCCCGGCATGGTCGCCGCCAAGACCTCCGTGCCGGTCCTCGGCGTGCCGATTCCCGCGACGATGCTCAACGGACTCGATTCGCTGCTGTCGATCGTGCAGATGCCGAAGGGAGTTCCCGTCGGCACGCTCGCGATTGGCGAGCCGGGTGCGATCAACGCCGCGCTGCTCGCGACGTCGATCGTGTCCATTCAACGGCGCGAGCTTCGCTCGCGCCTCTCAGAGTGGCGCAAGCGGCGCACGGACGACGTGCTCGCGAACACCAACGTCGCGCGGAGCTGA
- a CDS encoding mobile mystery protein B has product MTEPADEVVEGATPLDEDEQEGLRVAAKTRGDLNQLEAVNIQAATEWAAKKRNFDPFSVNDLRDLHRRMFGSVWDWAGTFRQTMKNPSPLPAHAVQNAMHDFAANFKAQYESANRSPEDLDRIAARYHHELVRIHPWPNGNGRHARLATDLLLRRMGRPPFTWGNSDLLKVTAARSAYLAALRAADGYDLTLLYDFVRS; this is encoded by the coding sequence TTGACTGAGCCTGCAGACGAAGTCGTCGAGGGAGCCACTCCGCTTGATGAAGATGAGCAAGAAGGGCTGCGAGTCGCTGCCAAGACACGCGGGGACTTGAACCAGCTCGAGGCTGTGAACATTCAAGCTGCCACGGAGTGGGCCGCAAAAAAGCGAAATTTCGATCCCTTCTCCGTGAACGACCTGCGTGACCTGCACCGCCGCATGTTCGGATCCGTTTGGGACTGGGCAGGGACGTTCCGACAAACGATGAAGAACCCGTCTCCTTTACCTGCCCACGCGGTTCAGAACGCGATGCACGACTTTGCGGCGAACTTCAAGGCTCAGTATGAGTCTGCCAATCGGTCGCCTGAAGACTTGGATCGTATCGCGGCGCGCTATCACCACGAGCTGGTTCGAATTCACCCGTGGCCCAACGGAAACGGTCGCCACGCAAGACTTGCGACGGACCTGCTGCTGCGACGAATGGGGCGTCCGCCATTTACGTGGGGAAATAGCGATCTCCTTAAAGTCACCGCCGCTCGATCGGCCTATCTCGCTGCGCTCCGCGCGGCGGATGGATACGACCTGACGCTGCTTTATGATTTTGTGCGCTCCTAA
- the uvrA gene encoding excinuclease ABC subunit UvrA: protein MKDFIVVRGARQHNLKGFDLQIPRRAFTVITGPSGSGKSSLAFDTIYAEGQRRYVESLSAYARQFLERMEKPDVDSIDGLSPAVAIEQKNPTKTSRSTVGTATEIYDYLRLLWARVGRTFCPLCGREMKPDTVQSVTDTILALPAGTRFYVTYPLALSHEVTHEVVVENLRAQGFVRVVVDGAVKHLDDLMSENIDVTFAKQLLVVVDRLAVSDEARSRLPEAVGTAFREGDGDCTIVFTEPVSVPAHTPTRPYAQTPVLRFTERFECPNDGTRAPSPTPQLFSFNSPRGACKRCNGFGATLEYDETLIVPYPARSLREGAIAPWTMPRYENKRRALAEYAKKEGISMDTPWEKLSKAAREKLLRAKVRGYKGIFPFLVDLEEKKYKQYIRVFLRQYQTAQECPDCHGTKLQPESLQVRLGGRTIAEVSELPVDQLLAWLDTFEMTEFERQVAGHILKEARDRVQFLCDVGLNYLTMNRATRTLSGGEAQRIGLANSLGSQLVDTLYVLDEPSIGLHSRDMDRLLRLLHRLRDTGNTVLVVEHDPDAIRAADHMVELGPASGDKGGQLVFNGPISRIAESPLTGAYMTGRREIPVPAERRRLGPRWLTLTGAREHNLKGVDIKIPLGAITAVTGVSGSGKSTLIHDVLARALETRLHGEHSAKQHLGEVVGAFDTITGVEALDDVVVIDQSPIGKSPRSNPVTYVKAYDEIRRIFADAPLARERGYTAGTFSFNVAGGRCETCEGAGYLEVEMVFMADVFVPCDDCGGKRFKPQVLDVRVHGKNVFEVLDLTIDEAIRFFPREEKLGQALWQLQQVGLGYLRLGQAATTLSGGEAQRLKVARELVFGAKKSGKKVYIMDEPTTGLHLDDIRKLSQVFDRLVDAGHTLILIEHNMDVIKLADWVIDLGPEAGDRGGEVVASGRPEEIAKVKQSYTGQWLRTVLPGFTEYEQTRPKKVAAEQRVPAAV, encoded by the coding sequence ATGAAGGATTTCATCGTCGTCCGCGGCGCACGGCAGCACAACCTGAAAGGGTTCGACCTCCAGATTCCGCGCCGCGCGTTCACGGTGATCACCGGACCGTCGGGTTCCGGGAAATCCTCCCTCGCGTTCGACACCATCTATGCCGAGGGGCAGCGGCGTTACGTCGAATCGCTGTCGGCGTACGCGCGCCAGTTCCTGGAGCGCATGGAGAAGCCGGACGTCGACTCGATCGACGGCCTCTCTCCCGCCGTCGCCATCGAGCAGAAGAATCCAACGAAGACGTCCCGGTCGACCGTCGGCACCGCGACCGAGATCTACGACTACCTGCGCCTGCTGTGGGCGCGGGTGGGCCGCACGTTCTGCCCGCTCTGCGGCCGCGAGATGAAGCCGGATACGGTCCAATCGGTGACGGACACGATCCTCGCGCTGCCCGCGGGGACGCGCTTCTACGTCACGTATCCGCTCGCGCTGTCGCACGAGGTGACGCACGAAGTCGTCGTGGAGAACTTGCGCGCCCAGGGCTTCGTCCGCGTCGTCGTCGACGGCGCCGTGAAGCATCTCGATGATCTCATGAGCGAGAATATCGACGTCACGTTCGCGAAGCAGTTGCTGGTGGTCGTCGACCGTCTCGCGGTGAGCGACGAAGCCAGGAGCCGACTTCCGGAAGCCGTGGGTACCGCATTTCGCGAAGGCGACGGCGACTGCACGATCGTCTTCACCGAGCCGGTGTCGGTTCCCGCCCACACGCCCACACGCCCATACGCCCAGACGCCCGTTCTCAGATTCACCGAACGCTTCGAATGCCCCAACGACGGCACGCGCGCGCCGTCGCCGACGCCGCAGCTCTTCTCCTTCAACAGCCCCCGCGGCGCCTGCAAGCGCTGCAACGGCTTCGGCGCCACGCTCGAGTATGATGAAACGCTCATCGTGCCCTACCCCGCGCGTTCATTGCGCGAGGGCGCGATCGCGCCGTGGACCATGCCGCGCTACGAGAACAAGCGCCGCGCGCTCGCCGAGTATGCGAAGAAGGAAGGCATCTCGATGGACACGCCGTGGGAGAAGCTCTCCAAGGCGGCCCGCGAAAAGCTGCTCCGCGCCAAGGTCCGCGGCTACAAGGGCATCTTTCCCTTCCTCGTCGATCTCGAGGAGAAAAAGTACAAGCAGTATATTAGAGTTTTCTTACGGCAGTACCAGACCGCGCAGGAGTGCCCGGATTGCCACGGCACCAAGCTCCAGCCCGAATCGCTGCAGGTGCGCCTCGGCGGCCGGACCATCGCCGAGGTGAGCGAGCTGCCGGTGGACCAGCTGCTCGCGTGGCTCGACACGTTCGAGATGACGGAGTTCGAGCGCCAGGTGGCCGGCCACATTCTGAAGGAAGCGCGCGACCGCGTGCAGTTCCTGTGCGACGTCGGCCTCAATTACCTGACGATGAATCGCGCGACGCGCACGCTCTCCGGCGGCGAAGCGCAGCGCATCGGCCTCGCCAACTCGCTGGGCTCGCAACTCGTCGACACGCTCTACGTGCTCGACGAGCCGTCGATCGGCCTGCACTCGCGCGACATGGACCGGCTGCTGCGGCTGTTGCATCGTCTGCGTGATACGGGCAACACCGTGCTCGTGGTCGAGCACGACCCCGACGCCATTCGCGCCGCCGATCACATGGTGGAGCTCGGACCGGCGAGCGGCGACAAGGGCGGCCAGCTCGTGTTCAACGGTCCGATCTCACGGATCGCGGAGAGTCCGCTCACCGGCGCGTACATGACGGGTCGGCGCGAGATTCCCGTCCCCGCCGAGCGGCGGCGGCTGGGCCCAAGGTGGCTGACGCTGACGGGGGCCCGCGAGCACAACCTCAAGGGCGTGGACATCAAGATCCCCCTCGGCGCCATCACCGCAGTGACCGGAGTTTCCGGTTCTGGAAAGAGTACTCTCATACACGACGTGCTGGCACGGGCGCTCGAGACGCGCCTGCACGGCGAACATTCGGCCAAGCAGCACCTGGGCGAGGTCGTCGGCGCGTTCGATACGATCACCGGCGTCGAGGCGCTGGACGACGTCGTGGTCATCGACCAGAGTCCGATCGGCAAATCGCCGCGGTCGAATCCCGTGACGTACGTGAAGGCGTACGACGAGATCCGGCGTATCTTCGCCGACGCACCGCTGGCGCGCGAACGCGGCTACACGGCCGGCACGTTCAGCTTCAACGTCGCGGGCGGACGCTGCGAGACGTGCGAGGGGGCGGGCTATCTCGAGGTCGAGATGGTGTTCATGGCCGACGTGTTCGTGCCGTGCGACGATTGCGGCGGCAAGCGATTCAAGCCACAGGTGCTCGACGTGCGCGTGCACGGCAAGAACGTCTTCGAGGTGCTCGACCTCACCATCGACGAAGCGATCCGCTTCTTCCCGCGCGAAGAGAAGCTCGGCCAGGCGCTCTGGCAGCTGCAGCAAGTCGGCCTGGGCTACCTGCGACTGGGTCAGGCCGCGACGACGCTCTCGGGCGGCGAGGCACAGCGGCTCAAGGTGGCGCGCGAGCTGGTGTTCGGCGCGAAGAAGAGCGGCAAGAAAGTGTACATCATGGACGAACCGACGACCGGCCTGCACCTGGACGACATTCGAAAACTGTCACAGGTGTTCGACCGGCTGGTCGACGCGGGCCACACGCTCATTCTGATCGAGCACAACATGGACGTGATCAAGCTCGCGGACTGGGTGATCGATCTGGGTCCGGAGGCGGGCGATCGTGGTGGCGAGGTGGTGGCGTCGGGGCGGCCGGAGGAGATCGCGAAGGTGAAGCAGTCGTACACGGGCCAGTGGCTGCGCACGGTTCTGCCCGGCTTCACGGAGTATGAACAGACGCGGCCGAAGAAGGTGGCGGCCGAGCAGCGAGTGCCGGCGGCGGTGTAG
- a CDS encoding cation:proton antiporter, which produces MTVDSVFIVLLSVAMVVAIVARRFGFPYTVSLVVAGIALGALHVVEPPHLTRELLFTIFLPGLLFEASYALNWIAFRRHLIGILLLAVPGVIATIAITGALTEVALSTLGLTVGFSMTLAFVFGAIVAATDPVAVTALFRQMRVPVELAVLIEGESLVNDGTSIVLLALILGVVTGAPASVPRLGASFMLVAGGGVVVGVAIAWIITQAIRRIDDPMIEITLTMIAAYGSFVVGERFHVSGVIATVAAGLLCGSYTRPVAMSETTRVAVSSFWEYIAFALNSVVFLLIGFAVPLGDLARFWREIAIAYVAMTVARAGVVYLVDALSQRTTRAWPRGWSHILLWGGLRGALSMVLALSLPASVPRRDLIVAMSVGVVVLSLLLQGTTMGALLRVTRVAVAPATPP; this is translated from the coding sequence ATGACCGTCGACAGCGTGTTCATCGTTCTCCTGTCCGTCGCGATGGTCGTCGCGATCGTCGCGCGACGCTTCGGCTTCCCCTACACCGTCTCGCTCGTCGTCGCCGGCATCGCGCTCGGCGCGCTGCACGTGGTGGAACCGCCGCATCTCACACGCGAGCTGCTGTTCACCATCTTCCTGCCGGGATTGCTGTTCGAGGCGTCCTACGCGCTGAACTGGATTGCCTTCCGCCGGCACCTCATCGGGATCCTGCTCCTCGCGGTCCCCGGCGTCATCGCCACGATCGCGATCACGGGCGCGCTCACCGAGGTCGCGCTCTCGACGCTCGGGTTGACGGTTGGATTCTCGATGACGCTGGCGTTCGTGTTCGGCGCGATCGTCGCCGCGACCGATCCCGTCGCGGTGACGGCGCTGTTCCGCCAGATGCGCGTCCCCGTCGAGCTGGCGGTGCTGATCGAAGGCGAGAGCCTCGTCAACGACGGCACGTCGATCGTCCTGCTCGCGCTCATTCTCGGTGTCGTCACTGGAGCCCCGGCCAGCGTCCCGCGGCTCGGGGCGAGCTTCATGCTCGTCGCGGGAGGCGGAGTGGTCGTCGGTGTCGCCATCGCCTGGATCATCACGCAGGCCATTCGCCGCATCGACGATCCCATGATCGAGATCACGCTGACGATGATCGCGGCCTACGGCTCCTTCGTCGTCGGCGAGCGCTTCCACGTCTCCGGCGTGATCGCCACGGTGGCCGCCGGCCTGCTTTGCGGCAGCTACACGCGCCCCGTGGCGATGTCGGAAACGACGCGCGTCGCGGTATCGTCGTTCTGGGAATACATCGCCTTCGCGCTGAACTCGGTGGTGTTCCTGTTGATCGGGTTCGCGGTGCCGCTTGGCGATCTCGCGAGATTCTGGAGAGAGATCGCGATCGCGTACGTGGCGATGACCGTGGCGCGGGCCGGCGTCGTTTATCTCGTCGATGCGCTGAGCCAGCGCACGACGCGAGCGTGGCCGAGGGGCTGGTCGCACATTTTGCTGTGGGGCGGACTGCGCGGTGCGCTGTCGATGGTGTTGGCGCTGTCGCTGCCGGCGAGCGTCCCGCGGCGCGACCTCATCGTGGCGATGAGCGTCGGCGTCGTGGTCCTCTCGTTGTTGCTGCAGGGAACGACGATGGGGGCGCTGCTTCGCGTCACCAGAGTTGCCGTTGCGCCCGCTACGCCGCCGTAA